Proteins from a genomic interval of Paenibacillus sp. FSL H8-0048:
- a CDS encoding PPK2 family polyphosphate kinase, with amino-acid sequence MNIKRYMIKDTSETRLKDLDPDERGDFKSKEEAEAKMEKLKERLVKLQDILFAQKKHSLLVILQGMDSSGKDGTVKHIFSGINPQGFIVTSFKKPSLEEEAHDFLWRVHMKTPPKGYIAAFNRSHYEDVLVPRVHGALSKEDAKRRFRYIRQFEEMLAEEGTTVIKLFLHISKEKQLEKIKERLEDPAKHWKFDASDLQEREYWDDYQKAYEDVFQESSIDKAPWYWIPANHRWYRNYLALKIVVKTLEGLDLSYPKLNTPTPDISQLISPRH; translated from the coding sequence ATGAACATCAAGCGCTATATGATAAAAGACACAAGTGAAACACGCCTGAAGGACCTCGATCCTGATGAACGTGGAGACTTCAAATCCAAAGAAGAAGCCGAAGCCAAAATGGAGAAGCTGAAGGAACGGCTGGTTAAGTTGCAGGATATCCTTTTTGCACAGAAAAAGCATTCGCTGCTGGTTATCCTTCAAGGAATGGATTCAAGCGGTAAGGACGGAACCGTCAAACACATCTTCTCCGGCATCAATCCGCAAGGGTTCATCGTAACCAGCTTCAAGAAGCCCTCACTGGAGGAGGAAGCGCACGATTTCCTGTGGAGAGTCCATATGAAGACCCCGCCCAAAGGCTATATCGCCGCCTTCAACCGTTCGCACTATGAGGATGTGCTGGTGCCCCGCGTGCATGGCGCTCTTAGCAAGGAGGATGCCAAGCGGCGGTTCCGCTACATCCGCCAGTTCGAGGAGATGCTGGCGGAAGAGGGAACGACGGTCATTAAGCTCTTTCTGCATATCTCCAAGGAGAAGCAGCTGGAGAAGATTAAGGAGCGGCTTGAAGATCCGGCGAAGCACTGGAAATTCGATGCCAGTGATCTGCAGGAACGCGAATACTGGGACGATTATCAAAAGGCATATGAGGATGTTTTTCAGGAGAGCAGTATAGATAAGGCTCCGTGGTACTGGATTCCGGCGAATCACCGCTGGTACCGCAACTATCTGGCCCTCAAGATTGTAGTCAAAACGCTGGAGGGGCTTGACCTGAGCTACCCGAAGCTGAATACACCGACGCCTGATATCTCACAGCTGATCTCACCGCGTCACTGA